The Rhea pennata isolate bPtePen1 chromosome 9, bPtePen1.pri, whole genome shotgun sequence genome has a segment encoding these proteins:
- the PLSCR1 gene encoding phospholipid scramblase 1, with protein MEVKGAPGVGSYGFQGYAVGVPGNLAGPPAQNQPPGAGGAIWMPAPPPPLYCPPGLEYLTQIDQLLIHQQIELLEIITGFETNNKYEIKNTLGQRVYFAAEDTDCCTRICCGPSRPFSIHVIDNLGHEVISLQRPLRCSSCCFPCCLQELEVQAPPGTPVGYVVQNWHPCLPKFTIQDEKRMDILKIIGPCVVCSCCEDINFEVKSIDETCTVGRISKQWTGFVREAFTDADNFGITFPMDLDVKMKAVMMGACFLIDFMFFEHGTDNKQRAGVWQ; from the exons ATGGAAGTGAAAG GTGCTCCGGGAGTGGGGAGCTACGGATTTCAGGGATATGCCGTGGGAGTCCCAGGCAATCTTGCAGGGCCACCCGCCCAGAATCAGCCTcctggggccgggggggcaATCTGGATGCCtgcccctcctcctcctctctacTGCCCCCCTGGACTGGAATACCTCACCCAG ATTGACCAGCTATTAATTCATCAGCAGATTGAACTTCTTGAGA TTATTACTGGCtttgaaacaaacaacaaataCGAAATCAAGAACACGTTGGGGCAAAGGGTTTACTTCGCAGCAGAGGACACTGACTGCTGCACCAGGATTTGTTGCGGGCCGTCACGACCTTTCAGCATTCACGTTATTGATAATCTGGGCCACGAGGTGATATCTTTGCAGAGACCTCTCAGGTGTTCTTCATGCTGTTTCCCTTGCTGCTTACAGGAG CTGGAAGTTCAGGCCCCTCCAGGAACACCAGTGGGTTATGTTGTCCAGAACTGGCATCCCTGCCTGCCTAAGTTTACCATTCAAGATGAGAAAAGGATGGATATACTGAAAATCATTGGCCCGTGTGTTGTCTGCAGCTGTTGTGAGGATATTAATTTTGAG GTGAAGTCCATTGATGAAACTTGTACTGTTGGGAGGATTTCTAAGCAGTGGACTGGATTTGTGAGAGAAGCATTTACAGATGCAGATAATTTTGGTATCACGTTCCCAATGGACCTTgatgtaaaaatgaaagctgtcATGATGGGTGCTTGCTTCCTTATC